A stretch of the Panicum virgatum strain AP13 chromosome 9N, P.virgatum_v5, whole genome shotgun sequence genome encodes the following:
- the LOC120693098 gene encoding uncharacterized protein C6G9.01c-like: MATKSHKKKKPSASNPSIDPKPTSSDKKPKPPKPQPEQAAADKRPKKQKARDEIDEIFSAAKAGKKRKQPQEEGKVAKKPKDKTEGIKKKNKSKTPGSKGKGRVPDDDDEEEVEEKRPRRRTADGLAIYSADELGFGKADAGGTPLCPFDCDCCF; this comes from the coding sequence ATGGCCACCAAATctcacaagaagaagaagccttCTGCCTCCAACCCCTCTATCGATCCCAAGCCCACCTCCTCAGACAAGAAACCCAAGCCCCCTAAGCCCCAGCCGGAGCAGGCTGCGGCGGACAAGAGACCGAAGAAGCAGAAGGCGAGGGACGAGATCGACGAGATCTTCAGCGCCGCCAAGGCGGGCAAGAAGCGGAAGCAGCCGCAGGAAGAGGGCAAGGTGGCCAAGAAGCCCAAGGATAAGACTGAGGGgatcaagaagaagaataaGAGCAAGACGCCGGGAAGTAAAGGTAAGGGTCGTGTGccggatgacgacgacgaggaggaggtcgaggaaaagcggccgcggcgccgcacGGCGGATGGGCTCGCCATATACTCCGCCGATGAGCTCGGGTTCGGCAAAGCCGACGCCGGCGGCACCCCGCTCTGTCCATTCGACTGCGACTGCTGCTTCTGA
- the LOC120688578 gene encoding pentatricopeptide repeat-containing protein At2g13600-like isoform X1, producing the protein MRAAARVRRPRPQGPLPEPARPSISPAARAKTEETPAPLTLPVKAFKFRLANGPPLAPTAKAFKSYAETCASLFRLCRRTAAAAATSNLPSSSVSSALRLVLSLHAHALRSGLGADCSVASNLLTGYAAFARAADRDRVFDDCVASGSASSFVYDFMVSEHVKTGDIASARRLFDGMPEQSVVSYTTMVDALMKRGSVRDAVELYERCPLHSVAFFTAMISGFVRNDLYKDALPVFHKMLSCSVRPNVVTLICVIKACVGAGEFDLAMGVVGLAIKWNLFEKSIEVHNSLITLYLRMGDAAAAHRVFDEMQVRDVVSWTALLDVYAELGDLEGARRVLDAMSDRNEVSWGTLIARHEQKGDAAEAVRLYSQMLADSCRPNISCFSSVLSACATLQDLRGGTKIHANALKMGSTSNLFVSSSLIDMYCKCKQCTDAQRIFHSLPQKNIVCWNSLISGYSWNGKMVEADELFNKMPARNAASWNTMISGYAENRRFVDALKYFSAMLASGQIPGEITMSSVLLACANLCSLEMGKMVHAKIVKLGIEHNIFMGTALCDMYAKSGDLDSSKRIFYQMPEKNSITWTAMVQGLAENGFAEESILLFENMMANGISPNEHTFLAILFACSHSGLVEQAIHYFETMQAHGIPPKQKHYTCMVDVLARAGRLTEAEELLMKVPSNFEASAWSALLSACNTYSNKEIGERAAMKLHELEKDNTAGYVLLSNMYASCGKWKDAAEMRILMKGASLKKDGGCSWLQLNGQYHAFFSWEAKHPLSLEIYEILDLVMWESTI; encoded by the coding sequence ATGAGAGCGGCGGCCCGCGTGAGGCGACCGCGGCCGCAAGGGCCGCTGCCGGAGCCGGCGAGGCCATCGatttcaccggcggcgagggccaagACGGAGGAGACACCCGCTCCCCTAACCCTTCCTGTGAAGGCGTTCAAGTTCCGCCTGGCCAATGGCCCACCGCTGGCGCCCACGGCAAAGGCCTTCAAGTCCTACGCCGAGACCTGCGCCTCCCTGTTCCGCCTCTGCCGTcgtaccgccgccgccgccgccaccagcaaCCTACCTTCTTCCTCAGTCTCCTCCGCCCTGCGGCTCGTCCTCTCGTTGCACGCGCACGCCCTGCGCTCCGGCCTCGGCGCCGACTGCTCCGTCGCGTCCAACCTCCTCACTGGCTACGCCGCATTCGCCCGCGCCGCGGATCGCGACCGGGTCTTCGATGACTGCGTCGCCTCTGGTTCGGCCTCCTCCTTCGTGTACGATTTCATGGTGTCGGAGCACGTAAAGACCGGGGACATTGCCTCCGCTCGCAGGCTGTTCGACGGAATGCCCGAGCAGAGCGTCGTGTCGTACACAACCATGGTGGACGCGCTCATGAAGCGTGGGTCTGTGAGGGATGCTGTTGAGCTGTATGAGCGGTGCCCACTTCACTCAGTTGCCTTCTTCACCGCTATGATTTCTGGGTTTGTACGCAATGACCTCTACAAAGATGCACTCCCTGTGTTTCACAAGATGCTAAGCTGCAGTGTGAGACCTAATGTGGTTACACTGATTTGTGTGATCAAGGCTTGTGTGGGTGCAGGTGAATTTGATCTGGCCATGGGTGTGGTGGGATTGGCAATCAAATGGAACTTGTTTGAGAAGAGTATTGAGGTACACAATTCTTTGATCACTCTGTATCTAAGAATGGGAGATGCAGCTGCAGCACACAGGGTTTTTGATGAGATGCAGGTGAGGGATGTTGTCTCATGGACTGCATTACTTGATGTGTACGCTGAGTTGGGTGACCTCGAGGGAGCTCGACGGGTTCTTGATGCAATGTCTGATAGAAATGAGGTCTCGTGGGGTACTTTGATTGCAAGGCATGAGCAGAAAGGTGATGCTGCAGAAGCAGTAAGGCTTTACAGTCAAATGCTTGCTGACAGTTGTAGGCCAAACATTTCATGCTTCTCTAGTGTGCTTAGTGCTTGTGCTACCCTTCAAGACTTAAGAGGAGGAACTAAGATCCATGCCAATGCCCTGAAGATGGGTTCTACCAGCAATTTGTTTGTATCCAGCTCTTTGATTGACATGTACTGCAAATGCAAGCAGTGCACAGATGCTCAAAGGATATTTCATTCCCTCCCACAAAAGAACATAGTATGCTGGAACTCTCTTATCTCAGGTTATAGTTGGAACGGCAAAATGGTGGAGGCAGATGAGCTCTTCAACAAGATGCCTGCAAGGAACGCAGCTTCATGGAACACAATGATTTCTGGTTACGCAGAAAATCGACGATTTGTTGATGCACTAAAATATTTCAGTGCAATGTTGGCTTCAGGGCAGATTCCGGGAGAAATTACCATGTCAAGTGTTCTTCTTGCATGCGCAAACTTGTGCTCTTTAGAGATGGGCAAGATGGTTCATGCTAAGATTGTCAAGCTTGGAATCGAACATAACATCTTTATGGGGACTGCACTCTGTGACATGTATGCCAAGTCAGGGGATTTGGACAGCTCCAAGAGGATATTTTATCAAATGCCTGAAAAAAATAGTATCACTTGGACTGCCATGGTTCAGGGACTTGCAGAAAATGGCTTTGCAGAAGAGTCTATTTTGTTGTTCGAGAATATGATGGCAAATGGAATATCACCGAATGAGCATACATTTTTAgctattttatttgcttgttccCACAGTGGTTTGGTGGAACAAGCCATACATTATTTTGAAACAATGCAAGCACATGGCATCCCACCTAAACAGAAGCACTACACCTGCATGGTTGATGTCCTAGCTCGAGCTGGTCGTTTGACAGAAGCCGAAGAGCTTCTCATGAAGGTTCCAAGTAACTTTGAAGCAAGCGCATGGTCAGCTCTTCTGAGTGCTTGCAACACTTACAGCAACAAGGAGATAGGTGAGAGGGCAGCAATGAAACTTCATGAGTTGGAGAAGGATAATACAGCGGGCTATGTGCTACTCTCGAACATGTATGCATCTTGTGGTAAATGGAAAGATGCTGCTGAGATGAGAATACTGATGAAAGGAGCTAGCCTTAAGAAAGATGGTGGGTGCAGCTGGTTACAATTGAACGGACAATATCATGCCTTCTTTTCTTGGGAAGCAAAGCATCCATTGTCATTGGAAATTTATGAAATCTTGGATCTAGTGATGTGGGAATCGACTATTTGA
- the LOC120688580 gene encoding elongation of fatty acids protein 3-like translates to MAALLLSQARWLLVEHPAVASFRWQPGRTLGATPSFAAAVISGYLTAVLVLRLVLPHLPPLPPRALRLASAAHNTVLLALSAAMAAGCALSTAATAPPPRWAWPFCFPPGGATEASGPVFFWAHVFYLSKVYELGDTLLILLGRRPPTLLHVYHHAVVIAMCYLWLATRQSLMPIALVTNAGVHVVMYSYYLCCSVGLRWPKRLKRAVTELQIVQFLFSFAASVVMLWLHFTAGGCEGMAGWVFNAVFNASLLALFLDFHGAAYKAAKSNKGKAE, encoded by the coding sequence atggcggcgctgctgctgagCCAGGCGCGGTGGCTCCTGGTGGAGCACCCGGCGGTGGCGTCCTTCCGCTGGCAGCCGGGCCGCACGCTCGGCGCGACCCCGTCCTTCGCGGCCGCCGTCATCAGCGGCTACCTCACCGCGGTACTCGTCCTCCGCCTCGTCCTTCCGCAcctcccgccgctgccgccgcgggcgcTGCGCTTGGCCTCCGCGGCCCACAACACGGTCCTCCTCGCGCtctccgccgccatggccgccgggtgCGCGCTCTCCACGGccgccacggcgccgccgccgcggtgggcgTGGCCGTTCTGCTTCCCGCCGGGCGGCGCCACGGAGGCCTCGGGCCCCGTCTTCTTCTGGGCGCACGTGTTCTACCTCTCCAAGGTGTACGAGCTCGGCGACACGCTGCTCATcctgctcggccgccgcccgcccacgcTGCTCCACGTCTACCACCACGCCGTCGTCATCGCCATGTGCTACCTCTGGCTCGCCACGCGCCAGTCCCTGATGCCCATCGCGCTCGTCACCAACGCCGGCGTGCATGTCGTCATGTACTCCTACTACCTCTGCTGCAGCGTCGGGCTGCGCTGGCCCAAGCGGTTGAAGCGCGCCGTCACGGAGCTCCAGATCGTGCAGTTCCTCTtcagcttcgcggcctccgtgGTCATGCTGTGGCTCCACTTCACCGCCGGCGGGTGCGAGGGGATGGCCGGGTGGGTGTTCAACGCCGTCTTCAACGCGTCGCTGCTCGCGCTCTTCCTCGACTTCCATGGCGCTGCCTACAAAGCCGCAAAGAGCAACAAGGGCAAAGCAGAATGA
- the LOC120688578 gene encoding pentatricopeptide repeat-containing protein At2g13600-like isoform X2, with product MRAAARVRRPRPQGPLPEPARPSISPAARAKTEETPAPLTLPVKAFKFRLANGPPLAPTAKAFKSYAETCASLFRLCRRTAAAAATSNLPSSSVSSALRLVLSLHAHALRSGLGADCSVASNLLTGYAAFARAADRDRVFDDCVASGSASSFVYDFMVSEHVKTGDIASARRLFDGMPEQSVVSYTTMVDALMKRGSVRDAVELYERCPLHSVAFFTAMISGFVRNDLYKDALPVFHKMLSCSVRPNVVTLICVIKACVGAGEFDLAMGVVGLAIKWNLFEKSIEVRDVVSWTALLDVYAELGDLEGARRVLDAMSDRNEVSWGTLIARHEQKGDAAEAVRLYSQMLADSCRPNISCFSSVLSACATLQDLRGGTKIHANALKMGSTSNLFVSSSLIDMYCKCKQCTDAQRIFHSLPQKNIVCWNSLISGYSWNGKMVEADELFNKMPARNAASWNTMISGYAENRRFVDALKYFSAMLASGQIPGEITMSSVLLACANLCSLEMGKMVHAKIVKLGIEHNIFMGTALCDMYAKSGDLDSSKRIFYQMPEKNSITWTAMVQGLAENGFAEESILLFENMMANGISPNEHTFLAILFACSHSGLVEQAIHYFETMQAHGIPPKQKHYTCMVDVLARAGRLTEAEELLMKVPSNFEASAWSALLSACNTYSNKEIGERAAMKLHELEKDNTAGYVLLSNMYASCGKWKDAAEMRILMKGASLKKDGGCSWLQLNGQYHAFFSWEAKHPLSLEIYEILDLVMWESTI from the exons ATGAGAGCGGCGGCCCGCGTGAGGCGACCGCGGCCGCAAGGGCCGCTGCCGGAGCCGGCGAGGCCATCGatttcaccggcggcgagggccaagACGGAGGAGACACCCGCTCCCCTAACCCTTCCTGTGAAGGCGTTCAAGTTCCGCCTGGCCAATGGCCCACCGCTGGCGCCCACGGCAAAGGCCTTCAAGTCCTACGCCGAGACCTGCGCCTCCCTGTTCCGCCTCTGCCGTcgtaccgccgccgccgccgccaccagcaaCCTACCTTCTTCCTCAGTCTCCTCCGCCCTGCGGCTCGTCCTCTCGTTGCACGCGCACGCCCTGCGCTCCGGCCTCGGCGCCGACTGCTCCGTCGCGTCCAACCTCCTCACTGGCTACGCCGCATTCGCCCGCGCCGCGGATCGCGACCGGGTCTTCGATGACTGCGTCGCCTCTGGTTCGGCCTCCTCCTTCGTGTACGATTTCATGGTGTCGGAGCACGTAAAGACCGGGGACATTGCCTCCGCTCGCAGGCTGTTCGACGGAATGCCCGAGCAGAGCGTCGTGTCGTACACAACCATGGTGGACGCGCTCATGAAGCGTGGGTCTGTGAGGGATGCTGTTGAGCTGTATGAGCGGTGCCCACTTCACTCAGTTGCCTTCTTCACCGCTATGATTTCTGGGTTTGTACGCAATGACCTCTACAAAGATGCACTCCCTGTGTTTCACAAGATGCTAAGCTGCAGTGTGAGACCTAATGTGGTTACACTGATTTGTGTGATCAAGGCTTGTGTGGGTGCAGGTGAATTTGATCTGGCCATGGGTGTGGTGGGATTGGCAATCAAATGGAACTTGTTTGAGAAGAGTATTGAG GTGAGGGATGTTGTCTCATGGACTGCATTACTTGATGTGTACGCTGAGTTGGGTGACCTCGAGGGAGCTCGACGGGTTCTTGATGCAATGTCTGATAGAAATGAGGTCTCGTGGGGTACTTTGATTGCAAGGCATGAGCAGAAAGGTGATGCTGCAGAAGCAGTAAGGCTTTACAGTCAAATGCTTGCTGACAGTTGTAGGCCAAACATTTCATGCTTCTCTAGTGTGCTTAGTGCTTGTGCTACCCTTCAAGACTTAAGAGGAGGAACTAAGATCCATGCCAATGCCCTGAAGATGGGTTCTACCAGCAATTTGTTTGTATCCAGCTCTTTGATTGACATGTACTGCAAATGCAAGCAGTGCACAGATGCTCAAAGGATATTTCATTCCCTCCCACAAAAGAACATAGTATGCTGGAACTCTCTTATCTCAGGTTATAGTTGGAACGGCAAAATGGTGGAGGCAGATGAGCTCTTCAACAAGATGCCTGCAAGGAACGCAGCTTCATGGAACACAATGATTTCTGGTTACGCAGAAAATCGACGATTTGTTGATGCACTAAAATATTTCAGTGCAATGTTGGCTTCAGGGCAGATTCCGGGAGAAATTACCATGTCAAGTGTTCTTCTTGCATGCGCAAACTTGTGCTCTTTAGAGATGGGCAAGATGGTTCATGCTAAGATTGTCAAGCTTGGAATCGAACATAACATCTTTATGGGGACTGCACTCTGTGACATGTATGCCAAGTCAGGGGATTTGGACAGCTCCAAGAGGATATTTTATCAAATGCCTGAAAAAAATAGTATCACTTGGACTGCCATGGTTCAGGGACTTGCAGAAAATGGCTTTGCAGAAGAGTCTATTTTGTTGTTCGAGAATATGATGGCAAATGGAATATCACCGAATGAGCATACATTTTTAgctattttatttgcttgttccCACAGTGGTTTGGTGGAACAAGCCATACATTATTTTGAAACAATGCAAGCACATGGCATCCCACCTAAACAGAAGCACTACACCTGCATGGTTGATGTCCTAGCTCGAGCTGGTCGTTTGACAGAAGCCGAAGAGCTTCTCATGAAGGTTCCAAGTAACTTTGAAGCAAGCGCATGGTCAGCTCTTCTGAGTGCTTGCAACACTTACAGCAACAAGGAGATAGGTGAGAGGGCAGCAATGAAACTTCATGAGTTGGAGAAGGATAATACAGCGGGCTATGTGCTACTCTCGAACATGTATGCATCTTGTGGTAAATGGAAAGATGCTGCTGAGATGAGAATACTGATGAAAGGAGCTAGCCTTAAGAAAGATGGTGGGTGCAGCTGGTTACAATTGAACGGACAATATCATGCCTTCTTTTCTTGGGAAGCAAAGCATCCATTGTCATTGGAAATTTATGAAATCTTGGATCTAGTGATGTGGGAATCGACTATTTGA